The Pyrus communis chromosome 2, drPyrComm1.1, whole genome shotgun sequence genome includes a window with the following:
- the LOC137725338 gene encoding large ribosomal subunit protein eL20y-like isoform X3 — MSDNSKTRTLSGDQQGQSQSQQQYYGTFQGVANYYPPPPQPPPEPVVGFPQPVPPPGYSGRPPSPPHHQHGYQTVTGYAVVEGRPVSERRLPCCGIGVGWLLFITGFFLGGIPWYVGTFILLCVWVDYREKPGYVACAIAFHQYQIVGRKLPTETDEQPKIYRMKLWATNEVRAKSKFWYFLRKLKKVKKSNGQVLAINEIFEKNPTTIKNYGIWLRYQSRTGYHNMYKEYRDTTLNGAVEQMYIEMASRHRVRFPCTQIIKTATIPAKLCKRESTKQFHNSKIKFPLVFRKVRPPSRKLKTTYKASRPNLFM; from the exons ATGAGCGACAACTCCAAGACCAGAACTCTCTCCGGCGACCAGCAGGGCCAGAGCCAGAGCCAGCAGCAGTACTACGGCACTTTCCAAGGCGTCGCCAACTACTACCCTCCGCCTCCGCAGCCTCCACCTGAGCCGGTCGTCGGTTTTCCTCAGCCCGTCCCACCTCCCGGTTACTCCGGCCGTCCTCCCTCGCCTCCCCATCACCAACATGGATACCAAACGGTCACTG GTTACGCTGTTGTGGAGGGAAGACCTGTTAGTGAACGCCgccttccttgctgcggcatcGGCGTAGGCTGGTTATT GTTTATAACAGGGTTCTTTCTTGGAGGCATCCCCTGGTATGTTGGAACTTTCATCTTACTTTGTGTGTGGGTGGACTACAGAGAAAAACCCGGATATGTAGCATGCGCGATAGCT TTCCACCAGTACCAGATCGTCGGGAGGAAGCTCCCCACCGAGACCGATGAGCAGCCGAAGATATACAGAATGAAGCTGTGGGCCACCAATGAGGTTCGCGCCAAGTCCAAGTTCTG GTATTTTCTGAGGAAGCTAAAGAAGGTGAAGAAGAGCAATGGCCAAGTTCTTGCCATCAATGAG ATCTTTGAGAAGAACCCGACAACCATCAAGAACTACGGTATCTGGTTGCGGTATCAAAGCAGGACGGGTTACCACAACATGTACAAGGAGTACCGCGACACCACGCTAAATGGTGCCGTGGAACAGATGTACATTGAGATGGCATCTCGCCACAGGGTCAGGTTTCCTTGTACCCAGATCATCAAGACCGCCACCATCCCCGCTAAGCTTTGCAAGAGGGAAAGCACCAAGCAATTCCACAACTCCAAGATCAAGTTCCCGTTGGTGTTCAGGAAGGTTAGACCACCATCCAGGAAGTTGAAGACTACATACAAAGCGTCGAGGCCCaacttgtttatgtaa
- the LOC137725338 gene encoding large ribosomal subunit protein eL20y-like isoform X1 has product MGVFKFHQYQIVGRKLPTETDEQPKIYRMKLWATNEVRAKSKFWYFLRKLKKVKKSNGQVLAINEIFEKNPTTIKNYGIWLRYQSRTGYHNMYKEYRDTTLNGAVEQMYIEMASRHRVRFPCTQIIKTATIPAKLCKRESTKQFHNSKIKFPLVFRKVRPPSRKLKTTYKASRPNLFM; this is encoded by the exons ATGGGCGTTTTCAAG TTCCACCAGTACCAGATCGTCGGGAGGAAGCTCCCCACCGAGACCGATGAGCAGCCGAAGATATACAGAATGAAGCTGTGGGCCACCAATGAGGTTCGCGCCAAGTCCAAGTTCTG GTATTTTCTGAGGAAGCTAAAGAAGGTGAAGAAGAGCAATGGCCAAGTTCTTGCCATCAATGAG ATCTTTGAGAAGAACCCGACAACCATCAAGAACTACGGTATCTGGTTGCGGTATCAAAGCAGGACGGGTTACCACAACATGTACAAGGAGTACCGCGACACCACGCTAAATGGTGCCGTGGAACAGATGTACATTGAGATGGCATCTCGCCACAGGGTCAGGTTTCCTTGTACCCAGATCATCAAGACCGCCACCATCCCCGCTAAGCTTTGCAAGAGGGAAAGCACCAAGCAATTCCACAACTCCAAGATCAAGTTCCCGTTGGTGTTCAGGAAGGTTAGACCACCATCCAGGAAGTTGAAGACTACATACAAAGCGTCGAGGCCCaacttgtttatgtaa
- the LOC137721515 gene encoding cytochrome P450 710A11-like yields the protein MTATSLLSLLPYAATFLLFLLLLEQLSYLSKKRSLPGPTVVLPFLGNAIPLVCNPTRFWDIQSSLAKSSPVGLSANYIFGRFILFVRDTNLSHKIFANVRPDAFALVGHPFGKKLFGEHNLIYMTGQAHKDLRRRIAPNFTPKALSTYTALQQNVILRHMRNWLRISSLSGQDPIPLRFLVRDMNLETSQTVFVGPYLDPAARERFKSDYNFFNVGLMKLPIDLPGFAFRNARLAVSRLVETLSDCAKESRKRMENGDDDVEPTCLIDFWMHETVQEHRTAGETGSIEPAPAHASEAEIGAHLFDFLFAAQDASTSSLLWAVTLLDSHPEVLEKVREEVAGIWSPEWDSPITAEMLSKMKYTHAVAREVVRYRAPATMVPHIAAVDFPLTETYTIPKGTIVFPSAFESCFQGFTEPERFDPNRFSDERHEDRVYKRNYLAFGAGAHQCVGQRYALNHLVLFIAMFCTLIDFRRHRTDGCDDIEFVPTICPKDDCKVFLSPRCTRFPAASSP from the coding sequence ATGACGGCGACTTCACTCCTCTCGCTCCTCCCCTACGCTGCCaccttcctcctcttcctcctcctcctcgaaCAACTCTCCTATCTCTCCAAAAAACGCTCCCTCCCGGGCCCCACCGTCGTCCTCCCCTTTCTCGGCAACGCAATCCCATTAGTTTGCAACCCGACCCGCTTCTGGGACATCCAATCATCTCTCGCCAAGTCGTCCCCCGTCGGCCTCTCCGCCAACTACATCTTCGGCCGCTTCATCCTCTTCGTCCGCGACACCAACCTCTCCCACAAAATCTTCGCCAACGTCCGCCCCGACGCCTTCGCCCTCGTGGGCCACCCCTTCGGCAAAAAACTGTTCGGGGAACACAACCTCATCTACATGACCGGCCAAGCCCACAAGGACCTACGACGTCGTATAGCTCCTAACTTCACCCCAAAAGCCCTCTCCACCTACACCGCGCTCCAGCAGAACGTTATCCTCCGACACATGCGGAACTGGCTCCGAATTTCGTCCCTGTCCGGCCAGGACCCGATCCCGCTGCGGTTCCTGGTCCGCGACATGAACCTCGAGACCTCCCAGACCGTCTTCGTCGGGCCCTACCTGGACCCCGCCGCCCGCGAGCGGTTCAAGTCTGATTACAATTTCTTCAACGTCGGCCTGATGAAGCTGCCGATCGACCTTCCCGGTTTCGCCTTTCGAAACGCTCGACTCGCCGTGAGCCGACTAGTCGAAACGCTGTCGGATTGCGCCAAAGAGAGCAGGAAGAGAATGGAAAATGGAGACGACGACGTCGAGCCTACTTGTCTAATCGATTTTTGGATGCACGAAACGGTTCAGGAGCACCGAACCGCAGGTGAAACTGGGTCGATCGAACCGGCTCCGGCTCACGCCAGCGAAGCCGAGATAGGTGCGCACCTATTCGACTTCCTCTTCGCGGCTCAGGACGCTTCGACGTCGTCGCTGCTGTGGGCGGTGACGCTGCTCGACTCGCACCCGGAGGTCCTGGAGAAGGTCCGCGAAGAAGTAGCTGGGATTTGGTCGCCGGAGTGGGACTCTCCGATAACGGCTGAAATGCTCTCGAAAATGAAGTACACCCACGCGGTGGCGCGCGAGGTGGTGAGGTACAGAGCTCCAGCGACGATGGTCCCGCACATTGCTGCCGTTGACTTTCCGTTAACGGAGACGTATACGATCCCTAAAGGCACCATTGTGTTCCCCTCGGCTTTCGAGTCATGTTTTCAGGGGTTCACGGAGCCGGAGCGGTTCGACCCAAACCGGTTTTCGGACGAGAGGCATGAGGACCGGGTTTACAAAAGGAATTACTTGGCGTTCGGGGCCGGGGCCCACCAGTGCGTGGGCCAGAGATACGCTTTGAACCACCTTGTACTCTTCATCGCGATGTTCTGTACGTTGATTGATTTCAGGAGGCACAGGACGGACGGCTGCGATGACATCGAGTTTGTCCCGACCATCTGCCCCAAAGACGACTGCAAGGTTTTCCTGTCCCCGAGATGCACGCGGTTCCCCGCCGCCTCTTCGCCATGA
- the LOC137725338 gene encoding large ribosomal subunit protein eL20z-like isoform X2 gives MSDNSKTRTLSGDQQGQSQSQQQYYGTFQGVANYYPPPPQPPPEPVVGFPQPVPPPGYSGRPPSPPHHQHGYQTVTGYAVVEGRPVSERRLPCCGIGVGWLLFITGFFLGGIPWYVGTFILLCVWVDYREKPGYVACAIASILAVMAVILGVTKGSENLMRFN, from the exons ATGAGCGACAACTCCAAGACCAGAACTCTCTCCGGCGACCAGCAGGGCCAGAGCCAGAGCCAGCAGCAGTACTACGGCACTTTCCAAGGCGTCGCCAACTACTACCCTCCGCCTCCGCAGCCTCCACCTGAGCCGGTCGTCGGTTTTCCTCAGCCCGTCCCACCTCCCGGTTACTCCGGCCGTCCTCCCTCGCCTCCCCATCACCAACATGGATACCAAACGGTCACTG GTTACGCTGTTGTGGAGGGAAGACCTGTTAGTGAACGCCgccttccttgctgcggcatcGGCGTAGGCTGGTTATT GTTTATAACAGGGTTCTTTCTTGGAGGCATCCCCTGGTATGTTGGAACTTTCATCTTACTTTGTGTGTGGGTGGACTACAGAGAAAAACCCGGATATGTAGCATGCGCGATAGCT TCGATTCTTGCTGTGATGGCTGTTATTCTGGGCGTAACAAAGGGAAGTGAAAACCTGATGAGGTTTAATTAA
- the LOC137725543 gene encoding small ribosomal subunit protein uS11x-like, translating to MSKKKVREPKEDNVTLGPILKDGEHAFGVAHIYASFNDTFIHVTDLSGRETLVRITGGMKVKADRDESSPYAAMLAAQDVAQRCKELGITALHIKLRATGGNKTKTPGPGAQSALRALARSGMRIGRIEDVTPIPTDSTRRKGGRRGRRL from the exons ATG TCGAAGAAGAAGGTTAGGGAGCCAAAGGAAGACAATGTTACCCTTGGTCCCATTCTCAAGGATGGAGAACATGCCTTTGGTGTTGCACACATTTATGCGTCATTCAATGACACATTCATT CACGTAACTGATCTGTCAGGAAGGGAAACCCTTGTGCGTATCACTG GTGGTATGAAGGTTAAGGCTGACAGGGATGAGTCTTCCCCATATGCTGCTATGCTTGCAGCACAAGATGTTGCACAGAGATGCAAG GAATTGGGCATTACTGCACTTCATATTAAGCTTCGTGCTACTGGCGGCAATAAAACTAAAACACCTGGTCCAGGTGCTCAGTCTGCCCTCCGTGCTCTTGCTCGTTCTGGAATGAGAATTGGTCGTATAG AGGATGTGACTCCAATACCTACTGATAGCACCCGTAGAAAGGGTggaaggagaggaaggaggctgTAA